A genomic window from Tolypothrix sp. PCC 7910 includes:
- a CDS encoding DUF4350 domain-containing protein → MKRSNRLAWLGAIALAIIIVLSLIAAPRNSTINSGSTYNRAADGYGAWYAYMQQQGTTIKRWQKPWKDIEAQKNPMTLLEVNSSLGSPIINSAKREWLQKGNTLVILGVRYPVTAADFHTMQKSPLGDVKIDTTRRHDKADKEEIKLGDRFGAVVWEEEYGKGKVIFSTTPYLAANAYQDYLSNFKFLADLVTKQKNAIFVNEYIHGYKDADVREQEGKGNLLSYFAKQPLIVALLQVGILLIVLIWAQNRRFGKPEVLNVPVLDNSEAYIQALAGVLQKAESSDFVVEMVGKEEQLQLQKALGLGPILLEPKALIDVWVEKTGTSSAELTTVLKLQSQKRPMRERDLLSWLRQWRTIKNND, encoded by the coding sequence ATGAAGCGCTCAAACCGCTTGGCTTGGCTGGGGGCGATCGCACTAGCGATTATCATTGTATTAAGCTTGATAGCGGCTCCCCGCAATAGCACAATTAATAGTGGTTCAACTTATAACCGTGCTGCTGATGGCTATGGGGCTTGGTATGCTTATATGCAGCAGCAAGGAACTACAATCAAGCGCTGGCAAAAGCCTTGGAAGGATATCGAAGCGCAAAAAAACCCGATGACATTGTTAGAGGTAAATAGCAGTCTCGGTTCTCCAATCATCAATTCTGCAAAACGGGAATGGTTACAAAAAGGTAATACCTTGGTAATTTTAGGTGTGCGTTACCCCGTGACTGCGGCTGATTTTCACACTATGCAAAAATCGCCCCTTGGAGATGTAAAAATTGATACAACTAGAAGGCATGATAAAGCCGATAAAGAAGAGATTAAATTAGGCGATCGCTTCGGTGCTGTAGTGTGGGAAGAAGAGTATGGTAAGGGAAAAGTGATTTTTTCCACTACTCCCTATTTAGCAGCTAATGCTTATCAAGATTATTTAAGTAATTTTAAATTTCTTGCAGATTTAGTTACCAAACAAAAGAACGCCATTTTTGTGAATGAATACATTCACGGTTATAAAGATGCTGATGTGCGAGAACAAGAAGGGAAAGGTAACTTATTGAGTTATTTTGCTAAACAACCTTTGATCGTGGCGTTATTACAGGTAGGTATCTTATTAATAGTCTTAATTTGGGCGCAAAATCGCCGCTTTGGTAAGCCAGAAGTTTTAAATGTACCAGTTTTAGATAACAGCGAAGCTTATATCCAAGCTTTAGCAGGGGTATTACAAAAAGCTGAATCTAGCGATTTTGTGGTTGAAATGGTGGGGAAAGAAGAACAACTACAACTACAAAAAGCTTTAGGATTAGGGCCAATTTTACTAGAACCCAAAGCTTTAATCGATGTCTGGGTAGAGAAAACAGGCACAAGTTCTGCTGAACTAACTACAGTCTTAAAGCTACAATCGCAAAAACGACCCATGCGTGAACGAGACCTGTTAAGCTGGTTGAGGCAATGGCGAACAATCAAAAATAATGACTAA